Proteins encoded by one window of Nocardioides euryhalodurans:
- a CDS encoding iron-siderophore ABC transporter substrate-binding protein codes for MARLPRRTALALVAALGAPVLASCATGSTTEQVEAQTVTEVDADAYPVTIEHAFGETTIEKEPQRVATLGWTDQDNALALGVVPVAATKLTWGGNEQGSSDWFDAEVEELDAEAPVRYDDADGAPIEDVAEAQPDLILATNSGITEAEYKKLSKIAPVVAYPDAPWVTPWQDSLAMAGEALGRAEIAAEVTADTEAAIEQAREDNPEIQDKSLIFAFLSAADLSSVGFYMPQDPRVAILNDLGMTNAPMVEELAKDGQFYGTVSAERASELESDVLITYAEAADDLQTFTEDKLVGQVPALAEGHAYAEPDKELGLAVTNPSPLSIPVIIEDFLPHVVDAAEGNAS; via the coding sequence ATGGCCCGTCTTCCCCGCCGTACGGCGCTGGCGCTGGTCGCCGCCCTCGGCGCTCCCGTCCTCGCCTCCTGCGCCACCGGTTCCACGACCGAGCAGGTCGAGGCCCAGACCGTCACCGAGGTCGACGCGGACGCCTACCCGGTCACCATCGAGCACGCCTTCGGCGAGACCACGATCGAGAAGGAGCCGCAGCGCGTGGCGACCCTCGGCTGGACCGACCAGGACAACGCGCTCGCCCTCGGCGTCGTCCCGGTCGCCGCCACCAAGCTCACCTGGGGCGGCAACGAGCAGGGCTCCTCCGACTGGTTCGACGCCGAGGTGGAGGAGCTCGACGCCGAGGCGCCGGTGCGCTACGACGACGCGGACGGCGCCCCGATCGAGGACGTCGCGGAGGCGCAGCCCGACCTGATCCTCGCGACCAACTCCGGCATCACCGAGGCGGAGTACAAGAAGCTCAGCAAGATCGCCCCGGTCGTCGCCTACCCCGACGCCCCGTGGGTGACCCCGTGGCAGGACTCGCTGGCGATGGCCGGCGAGGCGCTCGGCCGGGCCGAGATCGCCGCCGAGGTGACGGCCGACACCGAGGCCGCGATCGAGCAGGCCCGCGAGGACAACCCGGAGATCCAGGACAAGTCGCTGATCTTCGCGTTCCTCTCCGCCGCCGACCTCTCGTCCGTCGGGTTCTACATGCCGCAGGACCCGCGCGTGGCGATCCTCAACGACCTCGGCATGACCAACGCGCCGATGGTCGAGGAGCTGGCGAAGGACGGCCAGTTCTACGGCACGGTGTCGGCCGAGCGAGCCTCCGAGCTCGAGTCCGACGTGCTCATCACCTACGCCGAGGCCGCCGACGACCTGCAGACCTTCACCGAGGACAAGCTGGTCGGCCAGGTGCCGGCGCTGGCCGAGGGCCACGCGTACGCCGAGCCCGACAAGGAGCTCGGCCTGGCCGTGACCAACCCGTCCCCGCTGTCGATCCCGGTCATCATCGAGGACTTCCTGCCCCACGTCGTCGACGCAGCGGAGGGCAACGCTTCGTGA
- a CDS encoding FecCD family ABC transporter permease, with translation MTLAPTRPEGEAPAAAPRSRTPITVAALVAAVVGVSAVSVLVGARTLPVAAALDPDHPLRAIVDARIERTLLGLAVGAALGLAGACMQGLTRNPLADPGILGINAGAAFAMVVAISVLGISDVTGYVWFAFLGAAVAAVVVHLVASLGREGATPVKLAIAGAAVTAAVTSWTSGVLLIDRSTMETFRLWQVGTVGGRDLDVLLLGLPFLAVGALLALSGARVLNALALGDDLARSLGRRTVLDRVVIGVAIVLLAGTATALAGPIAFVGLMAPHAVRAMVGGSYALVLPLSAVTGAVVVVLADTLGRIVLPPAEVQVGIMTAIVGVPVFLVLIRRGGTASL, from the coding sequence GTGACGCTGGCCCCGACCCGTCCGGAGGGCGAGGCGCCTGCTGCGGCGCCCCGCTCCCGGACCCCGATCACCGTCGCGGCCCTGGTCGCGGCGGTGGTCGGGGTCTCGGCGGTGTCGGTGCTCGTCGGGGCGAGGACGCTTCCCGTCGCGGCGGCGCTGGACCCCGACCACCCGCTCCGGGCGATCGTCGACGCCCGCATCGAGCGGACCCTCCTCGGCCTGGCCGTCGGTGCTGCGCTGGGGCTCGCGGGAGCCTGCATGCAGGGCCTGACCCGCAACCCGCTGGCCGACCCCGGCATCCTCGGCATCAACGCGGGTGCCGCCTTCGCGATGGTGGTCGCGATCTCCGTCCTCGGGATCTCCGACGTGACCGGCTACGTCTGGTTCGCCTTCCTCGGCGCCGCCGTCGCCGCCGTGGTCGTCCACCTCGTCGCCTCGCTCGGCCGCGAGGGCGCAACCCCGGTCAAGCTGGCGATCGCGGGTGCCGCGGTCACCGCCGCCGTCACCAGCTGGACCTCGGGCGTCCTGCTCATCGACCGCAGCACCATGGAGACCTTCCGTCTCTGGCAGGTCGGGACCGTCGGCGGCCGCGACCTCGACGTGCTCCTGCTCGGCCTGCCGTTCCTGGCAGTCGGCGCGCTGCTCGCGCTCTCGGGGGCGCGGGTGCTCAACGCGCTGGCGCTGGGCGACGACCTGGCCCGCAGCCTCGGCCGACGTACGGTCCTCGACCGGGTCGTCATCGGGGTCGCCATCGTGCTGCTCGCCGGCACCGCGACCGCGCTGGCCGGACCAATTGCCTTCGTCGGGCTGATGGCTCCCCACGCGGTCCGCGCGATGGTCGGCGGCAGCTACGCGCTGGTGCTGCCGCTCAGCGCCGTCACCGGAGCCGTCGTGGTGGTGCTGGCCGACACCCTGGGCCGGATCGTGCTGCCCCCCGCCGAGGTCCAGGTCGGGATCATGACCGCGATCGTCGGGGTGCCCGTCTTCCTGGTGCTGATCCGGCGCGGTGGGACGGCCTCGCTGTGA